In Gaiellales bacterium, the genomic window TCGTCATCGGCGGCCTGTCCGGCGTGTTCCTGGCGGTGATTCCGGTGGACGTGAACGTGTCGGATACGTACTTCGTCGTGGCGCACATCCACTACGTGCTGTTCGGCGGCTCGGTGTTCACGATCTACGCCGGCATCTACCACTGGTTCCCGAAGATGACGGGGCGGATGTACGACGAGCGCCTGGGCCGGCTGCACTTCTGGCTGACCTTCGTCGCCTTCAACGCCACGTTCATGCCGATGCACTGGCTGGGGCTGCAGGGCATGCCGCGCCGGGTTGCGGACTACGACCCGCGCTTCGGCGACCTCAACTTCATCATCTCCATCTTCGCGTTCATCCTCGGCGCCTCGACGCTGGTCTTCCTCTACAACATCGTCCACAGCTGGGCGCGCGGCGCGATCGCGCCGGCGAACCCCTGGCGGGCGCTGTCGCTGGAATGGCAGGTCAGCTCGCCGCCGCCGATCTTCAACTTCGACGAGCCGCCGCAGGTCGTGGGCGGGCCGTACGAGTTCGGCGTGCCGGGGGCGCGTCACGCGATCGTCACGGTGCACGAGCCGGATCCTCAGTTCGTGGGGACTGCCGGCGCCACCGCCGTGGCGACGGCCCCGGCGCCCGAGTCGCGCGAGGCCCTGCGCGGTGCGATGAAGCACATCCTGGTGGTGGCGAACCAGACGGTGGCCGGCGATGCGCTGATCGACGCCGTGCGTGACCGTGCCGGGGGCCAGCCGGTGCGCGTGACCGTGATCTGCCCGCAGAACGACCCGAGCGGCGAGTGGGTGGTGGATGACCGGGAGGTGGCCGAGGCCACGCGGGCGCGGCTCGATGCGACGCTTCAGCGGCTGCGCTCGGCGGGCATCGAGGCCACGGGCGGCGTCGTCGACCGCGATCCGTACACCGCCGTGATGGACGAGGTCGAGAGCGATCCGCCCGCAGAGATCATCATCTCGACGCTTCCGCAGACCCGATCCGGCTGGCTGCGGCGTGACCTGGTCGAGCGGGTTCGGCAGGATGCCAAGATCCCCGTCCAGCACGTGGTGGTCGACGTGCGGGCGAAGCCGACGGCGGGCGCATGACGTCGATCGCCGCAACCCACGGCACGCCCGCGCCCGCACACGGCGACGGGCACGCCGTCTCCGCGTACCACGAGAACCTGCTGCGATCTCCGGTGTTCCTCGGCATGGTGATGTTCATCGGGTCGGAGATCATGCTGTTCGGCTCGTTCTTCACCGCCTTCTTCTACGTGCGGTTCAGCCATGGCCACTACCCGTTCGGCGACTTCGAGATCCCGAAGGCGACGACCGGCGTCAACACCGCGATCCTGGTTGCCTCCTCGTTCACGATGCACTGGGCGCTGGTGTCGGCCAAGCGAGGCCGTCGCCTGGGGCTCGTCCTCGGGCTCGGGATGACGCTCGTGATGGGACTCACCTTCCTCGGGCTGCAGATGCGCGAGTACCACGACCTCGGGTTCGTGCCGTCGGACGGCGCGTTCCCGACCACCTTCTTCGCGCTGACTGGCCTGCACGGCATGCACGTGTTTGTCGGCGCGACGCTGCTGACGATCGCCTTCGTCCGGTCGATCCGCGGCCATTACTCGCCGGACGCCCATCTCGGGCTCGAGGTGACCGGCCTCTACTGGCACTTCGTCGACGTGGTGTGGATCTTCCTCTACACCGTCGTCTACCTGCTCTGAGCCGGGCGGGCGTGAGGCCCGCAGCGCTCAGCCGGCTCCGAGCCGGTCGGCGCACCGATGTGCAACGGCCGGCGGTGCCACAGGATCGGCAACGTTCGTGACGGCACATGCACGGGCGGGGGTGTGACGCCGGCCGTCACGCTTCGAGGGTGCCGCCGGGCTCCAGGTACGCCGCATCGGCGAGCTCCACCACCAGCGCCGCCCACTGGCGGTTCCGCACGTCGACGCGAACGGTGCGTCGGCCGTCCTGCTCGGGGAATGCGCCCAGCAGTGACCGCGCTCGCTCAGAGAGCCCGGTCGGTTCGGCCGCCATCACCAGCGTGACGGCCAAGTACCCCTCCCGGCGGTCGACCGACGCGCCGGGCAGCCGCGCGCACGCGCGCTCGACCTCGGCGAGGAAGGCCGGGTCGCTCAGTCGTCGGGGAGGTTGCGGTACTCGTCCACGGCGTCCGACACCCACAGCCAGACGCCGATCACCAGGATCGTGGCGCCGGTCGAGATCAGGGCCATCCGCCAGAGCCGCGAATCCGGTACCAGGCCGGCCAGCATCAGCGCCGCGCCCAGCGACGTGATCACCGGGTGCGCGGAGGGTCCCGGCAGGTGGAAGGGGTTGCTGTGATCCGGCTCAGACATTGACAACCAGCAGTCCGATCACGATGGTCGCGATGAACAGGGCGGCGACGAACACGGCGAGCAGCAGGCCCAGCTTGATGTTGGCGTTGGCGGTCTTCTTGTCGAGCATCGTCGGTGGCTCCTAAAAGGTGATCCGGTCGGCGCCGATTGCGGCGAACATCAGCGCCAGGTAGGCGAGAGAGTAGAGGAACACGGCGCGCGCGTTCGCCCGGCTGGTATCGCGCACCAGCCGCGCCGCAAGCAGGAGAAACCATGCGCCCAGCACGACGCTCGACACGAGGTACACCGCGCCGAACGTCTGCGAGAGAAACGGGAGCAGGGACAACCCGACGAGCAGCACCGTGTAGAGCAGGATCTGCCGAGCCGTCTCGTCGTCCCCGCGCACGGCCGGCAGCATGGGCACGCCGGCCGCCGCGTAGTCGTCCTTCGTCAGGATCGCGAGCGCCCAGAAGTGCGGCGGCGTCCAGTAGAACACCAGGGCGAACATGAACACGGCCGGCAGGCCGAGATCGCCCGTCACGGCCGCCCACCCGACGAGGGGCGGTACGGCGCCGGCGGCGCCGCCGATGACGATGTTCTGCACGGTCCGGCGCTTCAGCCACCAGGTGTAGACGACCACGTAGAAGAGCGCGCCGGCCAGCGCCAGCGCGGCCGTCAGCGCGTTGACGTACAGCAGGAGCACCGCAACCGACGCCACGATCAGCCCGATCCCGAAGCCGGCGCCGGCCTCGGGCGACACCCGCCCGGACGCCACCGGTCGCGCCGCGGTGCGACGCATCCGCGCGTCGATGTCGCGGTCGAGCACGTGGTTGAGCGCGCTGGCGCCGCCGGACGACAGGCCCAGGCCGAACAGCGTGGCGAGCGCCAGGCCCATCCGCGGCAGTCCGTCCGTCGCAAAGGCCATCGCACCGTACGCCGTGATCAGGATCAGCAGCATGATCCGCGGCTTCGTCAGCGTCGCGTAGTCCGCGACGGCCGTCCGCAGGGACGGGCGCAGCTGCTCGGGTGCGGTCGCCATGCTCATCGGCGGCCCTAGTCTCCCGACACCGCGAGCACCTCCGCCTCGCTGCGCAGGTCTGCGAGCGGCCGCTCGCTGCGCACCGGGGGCAGGGCGTCGAAGTTGTGCGCCGGCGGGGGCGACGTCGTGTACCACTCGAGCGTGTTTGCCTCCCACGGGTCGTTGCCGGCGATCCGGCCGGTGCGCAGTGACGTCAGGCAGTTCCACGCGACCATCAGCACGCCGACGGAGAGGACGACCGAGCCGAGCGTGGCGATCTGGTTCATCAGCTCCCAGCCGGGATGCGCCTGGTAGCTCGCTATCCGCCGTGGCATGCCCGAGAGGCCGAGCGCGTGCATCGGGAAGAAGGTCAGGTTGAAGCCGATGAACAGCACCCAGAAGCTGCGGATCGCAAGGCCGCGGTCGAGCATGCGGCCCGTCATCTTCGGATACCAGTAGTGGAGGCCGCCCAGCACCGCGAAGACGGGGAC contains:
- a CDS encoding cytochrome c oxidase subunit 3, giving the protein MTSIAATHGTPAPAHGDGHAVSAYHENLLRSPVFLGMVMFIGSEIMLFGSFFTAFFYVRFSHGHYPFGDFEIPKATTGVNTAILVASSFTMHWALVSAKRGRRLGLVLGLGMTLVMGLTFLGLQMREYHDLGFVPSDGAFPTTFFALTGLHGMHVFVGATLLTIAFVRSIRGHYSPDAHLGLEVTGLYWHFVDVVWIFLYTVVYLL
- a CDS encoding heme o synthase — translated: MSMATAPEQLRPSLRTAVADYATLTKPRIMLLILITAYGAMAFATDGLPRMGLALATLFGLGLSSGGASALNHVLDRDIDARMRRTAARPVASGRVSPEAGAGFGIGLIVASVAVLLLYVNALTAALALAGALFYVVVYTWWLKRRTVQNIVIGGAAGAVPPLVGWAAVTGDLGLPAVFMFALVFYWTPPHFWALAILTKDDYAAAGVPMLPAVRGDDETARQILLYTVLLVGLSLLPFLSQTFGAVYLVSSVVLGAWFLLLAARLVRDTSRANARAVFLYSLAYLALMFAAIGADRITF